Part of the Acidimicrobiales bacterium genome is shown below.
CTTGCGCATCTCGGCCCAGGTGACGGCGACCCCCAGGGCCACACCCGCGACGATGCCGACGAAGATGAACGCCGGCGTGGTGCCGAGGGCGGCATCGATACCCCATCCGGCACCCAGCCCGATAGCGA
Proteins encoded:
- a CDS encoding AtpZ/AtpI family protein, producing the protein MAKPSPNLLTLLGLGITNAVCLAIGLGAGWGIDAALGTTPAFIFVGIVAGVALGVAVTWAEMRKFLRD